In Nostoc sp. UHCC 0926, a single genomic region encodes these proteins:
- a CDS encoding BrnA antitoxin family protein yields the protein MSISPNRLKELQNIPDTAIDTSDIPELDQQFWETAKMVKPVSQEATLIQLDQDILDWFKSKGKGYESLINSALRSYIEHNS from the coding sequence ATGAGTATCTCGCCCAATCGACTTAAAGAACTCCAAAATATTCCTGATACAGCGATTGATACTTCAGATATTCCTGAATTAGATCAGCAATTCTGGGAAACAGCCAAAATGGTAAAACCTGTTAGCCAAGAAGCCACATTAATTCAACTAGATCAAGATATTCTGGATTGGTTTAAAAGCAAAGGAAAAGGCTACGAATCTCTAATTAACTCCGCTCTCCGATCTTATATTGAGCATAATTCATAG
- a CDS encoding BrnT family toxin — protein sequence MVNLKSSSPVPKRHGVNPKSKIQNPKLFDGVVFTSIDERYDYEEIREISIGSIQGVVIITVAHTDRNGKIRLISARKATPKERRTYYEYLAQST from the coding sequence ATCGTCAATCTAAAATCTTCAAGCCCCGTACCCAAGAGGCACGGGGTTAATCCAAAATCCAAAATCCAAAATCCAAAATTGTTTGACGGTGTTGTTTTCACCTCGATTGATGAACGCTACGACTATGAAGAAATTCGAGAAATTAGTATTGGCTCAATCCAAGGCGTTGTAATTATTACCGTCGCCCATACAGACAGAAACGGCAAAATTCGATTAATCTCTGCCCGAAAAGCCACCCCCAAAGAAAGGAGAACCTACTATGAGTATCTCGCCCAATCGACTTAA
- a CDS encoding trehalase family glycosidase, with product MTTPSSIQTSAFTTTQIDTVRAHIKKTWKTLTRSHEHLLQSARDTKLEHKKDTCWIIYISPLEDSPKIRSVLERSLSPKDMECLEIRTLPSEVEAIKDHGLLYLPGPYVVPGGRFNEMYGWDSYFILLGLLHDGELELAQSQVDQLLYQVQNYGIILNSNRTYMLSRSQPPVLSMMVLALFEHTQDKEWLRATVPLLEQFYYYWVVPPHLNAATGLSRFYAFGEGPAPEVVFSERDEQGKSHYDRVKEYYKTFEVEDYDVSLYYNQETDQLTNLFYKSDRTMRESGFDITNRFGPFSADILHYAPVCLNSLLYQVEQDMAQIKHILGNEQLEQKWSNRADIRRDRIDQFLWDQEQGLYLDYHFQTGKRRRYEFATTFYPLWLGIASPTQAKRVVENLSLFEAPGGIFTSTRVTGNQWDAPFGWAPLTLIAVQGLHRYGYHIEGDRIANKFLAMVIKEFGRYNTLVEKYDVERCSANVSDEICFGYSSNEVGFGWTNGVILELLAASGKKV from the coding sequence ATGACCACTCCATCTTCTATCCAAACTTCAGCGTTTACCACCACGCAGATTGATACCGTGCGGGCCCACATCAAAAAGACATGGAAAACCTTAACGCGATCGCACGAACACTTATTACAATCTGCAAGGGATACCAAACTAGAGCACAAAAAAGATACTTGTTGGATTATCTACATTTCCCCCTTAGAAGATTCTCCCAAGATTAGAAGTGTGTTGGAGCGATCGCTATCTCCCAAGGATATGGAATGCCTGGAAATTCGCACTTTGCCAAGTGAAGTAGAGGCGATTAAAGATCACGGATTGTTGTACCTACCAGGGCCTTATGTCGTACCAGGTGGTCGTTTTAATGAAATGTATGGCTGGGACAGCTACTTTATATTACTGGGACTTTTGCACGATGGGGAATTAGAGCTAGCGCAAAGCCAAGTAGACCAACTCCTGTACCAGGTGCAGAATTACGGCATCATCCTCAATTCCAACCGGACTTATATGCTGTCGCGATCGCAGCCTCCTGTCCTCAGCATGATGGTTTTAGCATTATTCGAGCACACCCAGGATAAGGAATGGTTGAGGGCAACCGTACCCTTGTTAGAGCAATTTTACTATTACTGGGTAGTTCCGCCCCATTTGAATGCTGCAACCGGCTTATCTAGATTTTATGCCTTTGGGGAAGGACCCGCGCCAGAAGTTGTGTTCTCCGAGCGGGATGAGCAGGGGAAAAGCCACTACGATCGCGTCAAGGAGTACTATAAAACTTTTGAAGTTGAGGATTATGACGTTAGTCTTTATTACAACCAGGAAACTGACCAACTGACCAACCTATTTTACAAAAGCGATCGCACCATGCGCGAGTCTGGTTTTGATATCACCAACCGATTTGGCCCTTTCAGTGCTGATATCCTCCACTACGCTCCTGTGTGCCTCAACAGTTTGCTGTATCAGGTTGAACAAGACATGGCGCAAATTAAGCATATTCTGGGGAACGAACAATTGGAACAAAAATGGAGCAATCGCGCAGATATCCGCCGCGATCGCATCGATCAGTTCCTCTGGGATCAAGAACAGGGACTATATCTGGATTATCACTTCCAGACTGGAAAACGCCGCCGCTACGAATTTGCTACCACGTTCTATCCCCTGTGGCTGGGAATTGCTTCGCCAACCCAAGCCAAACGTGTTGTAGAAAATCTCTCTTTGTTTGAAGCCCCAGGCGGAATTTTTACCAGTACTCGTGTCACCGGAAACCAGTGGGATGCCCCCTTTGGCTGGGCACCATTGACGTTAATTGCCGTCCAGGGACTTCACCGCTATGGCTATCATATAGAAGGCGATCGCATTGCCAATAAATTCCTGGCTATGGTAATTAAAGAATTCGGGCGTTACAACACCCTAGTCGAGAAATATGATGTTGAACGCTGTTCTGCCAACGTTTCCGACGAAATCTGCTTTGGATATAGTTCTAATGAAGTTGGCTTCGGCTGGACAAATGGAGTTATTCTGGAACTTTTAGCAGCCTCTGGGAAAAAAGTTTAA
- the treY gene encoding malto-oligosyltrehalose synthase: protein MRIPTATYRIQFTPEFGFDNAKAIAAYLADLGISDLYASPIFKARSGSTHGYDIVDANQLNPELGTNESFDALVGEVQSLGMGWLQDIVPNHMAYTSENAYLVDVLEYGPDSSYTDYFDLSWNAPFGDRQERILAPLLGDFYGVSLENGDIKLEYEQNGLTVNYYSLKLPLRLESYTKFITQNLGKLTRTLGRNHPDFIKLLGILYILKSVPSEVAGKQRQDQIAFIKGLVWELYTTNDVIREFIDENIQTFNGEPGNSESFNLLDDLLNDQFYRLSYWKVGAEEMNYRRFFTVNELISVKVEELRVFNNTHSLIHKLVEEGTFTGLRIDHIDGLYNPIQYLERLREKTGDVYITVEKILELNEELPENWAIEGTSGYDFLNYVNGIFCQTENKSKFDKIYHNFIGSRVDYASVVKDKKHLILEKNLAGDIDNLALLLKNISSKYRYGNDFTLNGLKKAIAEVLTQFPIYRTYITPDGIGDSDRATIQEVIDQAKEQAPLLYHELNFIEKLMLLEFDNSLTQTEREQWIYFVLRMQQYSGPLMAKGVEDTTLYVYNRLLSLNEVGGNPGHFGISVAKFHTFNQQHQATWPHTMNTTATHDTKRGEDVRARLNVLSEIPDEWEQQVNTWSAMNQGYRSDGFTNPYGVRHGFAMPDRNDEYFIYQTLVGAFPFAEDEYASFMERVKDYIIKAIREAKVHTAWLRPDSRYEEACTSFIDKVLDPSISGEFLEAFRPFQQRIADYGIFNSLSQTLLKTTVPGIPDFYQGTELWELSLVDPDNRRPVDFEQRRTYLSAIREQVKTDILGLIQELLNDKTDGRIKLFLTAQLLQARTNYVSLFQDGDYLPLEVQGTYANHIIAFARREGNQTAIAIAPRFLTSLIQPGDNPLGESVWQDTHLQLPPGTPLTWKNVLTQQPLEVTETLSIAAALTHFPVALLVSSAE from the coding sequence ATGCGAATTCCTACCGCAACTTATCGAATTCAGTTTACACCTGAGTTTGGCTTTGACAACGCTAAAGCGATCGCAGCTTATCTAGCAGATTTAGGCATTTCCGATTTATATGCCTCCCCCATTTTCAAGGCACGATCCGGGAGTACGCATGGCTACGATATAGTAGATGCCAATCAACTCAACCCAGAACTGGGAACTAATGAGTCCTTTGATGCATTAGTTGGTGAAGTCCAATCCCTTGGTATGGGCTGGTTACAAGATATTGTGCCCAACCACATGGCCTATACCAGCGAAAACGCTTACTTGGTGGATGTATTAGAATACGGCCCAGATTCCAGCTATACCGACTACTTCGACCTTTCTTGGAATGCTCCCTTTGGCGATCGCCAAGAGCGAATCCTAGCGCCGCTACTGGGAGATTTCTACGGTGTGTCCTTGGAAAACGGAGACATTAAACTAGAATATGAACAAAACGGTTTAACTGTAAACTATTACAGCTTGAAACTGCCGTTGCGGTTAGAGTCTTACACAAAATTTATCACTCAGAATCTGGGTAAACTCACGCGCACACTGGGACGCAATCACCCCGATTTTATTAAACTATTGGGGATTCTATATATTCTCAAAAGTGTGCCCTCAGAGGTTGCGGGAAAACAGCGACAAGACCAAATTGCATTTATTAAAGGATTGGTTTGGGAACTTTACACCACAAACGATGTTATCCGCGAGTTCATTGACGAAAATATCCAAACTTTCAACGGAGAACCAGGCAATTCAGAAAGCTTTAACCTCCTAGATGATTTACTGAATGACCAGTTTTACCGTCTCTCCTATTGGAAAGTTGGGGCGGAGGAAATGAATTACCGCCGTTTCTTTACTGTCAATGAACTGATTTCCGTTAAAGTTGAAGAACTGCGAGTTTTTAATAACACCCACAGCTTAATTCACAAGCTGGTTGAGGAGGGCACATTTACAGGTTTAAGAATTGACCATATTGATGGACTTTATAACCCAATCCAGTACCTCGAAAGGCTGCGGGAAAAGACAGGTGATGTTTACATCACGGTGGAGAAGATTTTAGAACTCAACGAAGAGTTGCCGGAAAATTGGGCAATTGAAGGGACATCTGGATATGACTTTTTGAACTATGTAAATGGCATATTTTGTCAAACGGAAAATAAATCGAAGTTCGATAAAATATACCATAACTTTATCGGCTCCAGAGTAGATTATGCATCGGTGGTGAAGGATAAAAAGCACCTGATCCTGGAAAAGAATTTAGCAGGAGACATTGACAATTTGGCTCTCTTGTTAAAGAATATTTCCAGCAAATATCGCTATGGCAATGATTTTACACTGAATGGACTAAAAAAAGCGATCGCCGAAGTTTTAACACAGTTCCCGATTTACCGGACATACATTACGCCCGATGGAATTGGGGATAGCGATCGCGCTACTATTCAAGAAGTAATTGACCAAGCCAAAGAACAAGCGCCCCTGCTATATCATGAATTGAACTTTATTGAAAAGTTAATGCTGCTAGAGTTTGATAATTCTCTTACTCAAACAGAACGCGAACAGTGGATATATTTTGTCTTGCGGATGCAGCAATACAGCGGGCCTTTGATGGCAAAAGGCGTAGAAGACACCACATTATATGTTTACAATCGCTTGCTTTCGCTGAATGAAGTTGGAGGTAATCCTGGTCATTTTGGGATTTCAGTAGCCAAATTTCATACCTTTAACCAACAGCACCAAGCAACCTGGCCTCACACAATGAACACCACAGCCACCCACGACACCAAACGCGGCGAAGATGTGCGCGCCAGGTTGAATGTCCTCTCAGAAATCCCCGATGAGTGGGAACAGCAGGTAAATACTTGGAGCGCCATGAATCAAGGATATCGTAGCGATGGCTTCACCAACCCCTACGGTGTACGCCACGGTTTTGCTATGCCCGATCGCAACGATGAGTATTTTATCTATCAAACCCTAGTAGGGGCGTTTCCCTTTGCAGAAGATGAATATGCATCCTTCATGGAACGGGTGAAAGACTATATAATTAAGGCAATTAGAGAAGCGAAAGTCCACACAGCATGGTTGCGACCTGATAGTAGGTATGAAGAAGCTTGTACCTCCTTTATTGACAAGGTACTCGACCCTTCCATCTCCGGGGAATTTCTAGAAGCCTTTCGTCCCTTTCAACAGCGAATTGCAGACTACGGTATATTCAATTCCCTTTCCCAAACTCTGCTGAAGACTACCGTACCCGGCATACCCGACTTTTACCAGGGAACGGAACTTTGGGAACTAAGCCTAGTCGATCCAGACAATCGCCGTCCCGTGGATTTTGAACAGCGACGTACTTACTTAAGCGCCATCCGCGAACAAGTAAAAACAGACATTCTCGGACTAATTCAGGAGTTGCTGAACGACAAAACAGACGGCAGAATCAAACTATTTTTAACGGCTCAATTACTCCAAGCCAGAACAAACTATGTCTCATTATTCCAGGACGGTGACTATCTGCCACTAGAAGTTCAGGGAACCTACGCCAATCACATTATCGCCTTTGCGCGGCGGGAAGGGAATCAAACAGCGATCGCGATCGCGCCTCGCTTTTTAACTAGCCTCATCCAGCCTGGAGACAACCCCTTGGGCGAGTCAGTTTGGCAAGATACGCACCTGCAATTACCCCCTGGAACTCCCTTGACCTGGAAAAACGTCCTAACTCAGCAACCTTTGGAGGTTACAGAAACATTATCTATCGCAGCCGCCCTTACCCATTTTCCAGTTGCTCTGTTAGTTAGTAGTGCCGAGTAA
- the treZ gene encoding malto-oligosyltrehalose trehalohydrolase, with translation MRIGANYLGNGECEFTVWSPLLDSVTVQILTPEPQLIPLKPQSEGYWQIKVNDVYPGTLYRYVLNGQDTFADPASQYQPEGVHGPSQIIDQHFEWTDEGWTGIPVESLIFYELHVGTFTPEGTFTAIISRLPELRELGINAIEIMPISQFPGDTHVEATLAYRNWGYDGVYPYAVQNSYGSPAELKQLVNACHQHDIAVVLDVVYNHFGPEGNYMAQFAPYFTKTYKTPWGDALNFDDAYSQGVRNYFIQNALYWLREFHIDALRLDAVQAIYDLGAKHFLWELGEAIHHFSQQGQKWKRHLIAESDENNPQIIRPAELGGYGIDAQWSDDFHHSLHTLLTGDRQGYYQDFGQTAQLAKAYEDTFVYDWKYAPHRKRFHGVSCRDRPLSQFTICIQNHDQIGNQMKGERLTQRISFEGLKLAAGAVLLSPNLPLLFMGEEYGETAPFIYFVSHSDPDLIQLVRAGRKQEFEAFHYADDPPDPESAETFLKSKLNWQLRNEGKHKVLWDWYRQLINLRKTHPALLNKDRNFIQATSDKEKELVIVRRWCESTELIFVMNFNSSAMTVNLPIGHNAHKLLDSADTSWSGPGSEAAEHLSVGQEVKIKATSIVLYERE, from the coding sequence GTGAGAATTGGTGCTAACTACTTGGGTAACGGGGAGTGTGAGTTTACAGTTTGGTCTCCGCTATTAGATAGCGTTACGGTACAAATCTTGACGCCAGAACCGCAGTTAATTCCTCTCAAGCCTCAGTCTGAGGGATACTGGCAAATAAAAGTGAACGATGTGTATCCAGGCACGCTTTATCGGTATGTCTTGAATGGCCAAGATACCTTTGCTGATCCGGCGTCGCAGTATCAACCTGAAGGGGTGCATGGGCCGTCTCAAATTATCGATCAACATTTTGAGTGGACTGATGAAGGGTGGACTGGCATTCCTGTGGAGTCGCTGATTTTCTATGAACTCCACGTTGGCACATTCACGCCGGAAGGAACTTTCACCGCGATCATTTCCCGCTTACCGGAACTGAGGGAACTGGGAATTAATGCCATTGAAATCATGCCCATCTCCCAGTTTCCGGGAGACACCCATGTTGAAGCAACTCTTGCATATCGCAACTGGGGCTATGATGGCGTTTACCCTTATGCTGTCCAAAATTCCTACGGTAGCCCAGCTGAACTTAAGCAACTGGTAAATGCTTGCCACCAACACGATATCGCCGTAGTGCTGGATGTCGTGTATAACCACTTTGGCCCAGAAGGTAATTATATGGCGCAGTTCGCGCCCTACTTTACTAAAACCTATAAAACGCCGTGGGGCGATGCGCTGAATTTTGACGATGCCTATAGTCAGGGTGTGCGAAACTATTTTATTCAAAATGCGCTGTACTGGTTGCGCGAGTTTCACATTGATGCATTGCGGCTAGATGCCGTTCAAGCAATTTACGACTTGGGGGCGAAGCATTTTTTATGGGAACTGGGGGAAGCAATTCATCATTTCTCACAACAAGGGCAAAAATGGAAACGCCATTTAATTGCTGAAAGTGACGAGAATAATCCGCAAATAATTCGTCCGGCAGAATTGGGGGGATATGGAATTGATGCCCAGTGGAGTGATGATTTCCACCATTCATTGCACACACTGTTGACAGGCGATCGCCAAGGATATTATCAAGATTTTGGGCAAACTGCTCAGTTGGCGAAAGCTTATGAAGATACTTTTGTCTACGATTGGAAGTACGCACCACATCGCAAGCGATTTCATGGCGTATCTTGCCGCGATCGCCCTTTATCACAGTTTACAATCTGCATTCAGAATCACGATCAAATCGGCAATCAAATGAAAGGAGAACGCCTTACCCAGCGGATCTCTTTTGAAGGATTAAAGTTAGCCGCCGGCGCTGTGCTGCTGTCGCCCAACTTACCCCTGTTGTTCATGGGAGAGGAATACGGAGAAACAGCACCCTTCATTTACTTTGTCAGTCACTCCGATCCTGATTTAATTCAATTAGTTCGAGCCGGACGCAAACAAGAATTTGAAGCATTTCACTACGCAGATGATCCCCCAGATCCAGAATCGGCAGAAACTTTCCTAAAATCTAAACTCAATTGGCAATTACGCAATGAAGGTAAGCACAAAGTTCTGTGGGATTGGTATCGCCAGTTAATTAATTTACGCAAGACGCATCCAGCCCTTTTGAATAAAGACCGCAATTTCATCCAAGCGACTAGCGATAAAGAGAAGGAGTTGGTGATCGTGCGTCGTTGGTGCGAATCAACTGAACTAATATTTGTGATGAATTTCAATTCGTCGGCAATGACAGTGAATTTGCCAATTGGGCATAATGCTCATAAGCTATTAGACTCAGCAGATACCTCATGGTCTGGGCCTGGTTCTGAAGCCGCTGAACATCTTTCTGTGGGCCAAGAAGTGAAAATAAAAGCTACTAGTATAGTCCTGTATGAAAGGGAATGA
- a CDS encoding thiol-disulfide oxidoreductase DCC family protein produces the protein MNYYVIYDGNCNLCVTLVRSLESLDQGKLFRYSPMQDEQTLLRWGITAQDCEQGVILIDGNEPERRWQGSNAAEEIGRLLPAGSIFVDAYRALPGMKWVGDRFYEQIRDNRYALFGKRSNTYESSYCVDGSCKP, from the coding sequence ATGAATTACTACGTAATCTACGACGGAAATTGTAATCTCTGCGTCACCCTAGTGCGATCGCTAGAATCCTTAGACCAAGGAAAGTTATTTCGCTACAGTCCTATGCAAGATGAGCAGACACTTTTACGATGGGGAATTACAGCCCAAGACTGTGAACAGGGGGTGATTTTAATTGATGGCAATGAACCTGAAAGACGTTGGCAAGGTAGTAACGCTGCGGAAGAAATTGGGCGGTTATTGCCAGCAGGAAGTATATTTGTAGACGCTTATCGAGCATTACCGGGGATGAAGTGGGTAGGCGATCGCTTTTACGAACAAATCCGCGATAACCGCTATGCACTCTTCGGTAAGCGTTCTAATACCTATGAATCGTCATACTGTGTTGATGGTAGCTGCAAGCCGTAG
- a CDS encoding Uma2 family endonuclease — protein sequence MTYTSPKLLTFEEFIAQYGDNTRYELIDGQLRDMEPTGPHEAVAGSIAGRIYVEIFSSNFNWLIPKTCLIKPPAAEATALRPDVIVLDKAELSKEPLWQKEPIICNGSTIKLVAEVVSTNWQDDYARKVEEYAFLNIPEYWIVDFRGLGGLQFIGNPKQPTFTVCQLVNGVYQQEQYRLGDNIYSDILPNLQLKLDDIMHI from the coding sequence ATGACCTACACCTCACCCAAATTACTTACCTTTGAGGAATTTATAGCTCAATATGGTGATAATACACGCTACGAACTAATCGATGGACAACTAAGAGACATGGAACCTACAGGGCCACACGAAGCTGTTGCTGGTAGTATTGCTGGTAGAATCTATGTGGAAATTTTTAGTTCTAATTTCAACTGGCTAATTCCAAAAACTTGTCTGATAAAACCACCTGCTGCTGAAGCCACAGCGCTGCGTCCTGATGTAATTGTTTTAGATAAAGCCGAACTTAGTAAAGAACCGCTCTGGCAAAAAGAACCTATTATTTGTAACGGCAGTACAATCAAGCTTGTTGCTGAAGTTGTCAGCACAAATTGGCAAGATGATTATGCAAGAAAAGTGGAAGAATATGCTTTTCTTAATATTCCAGAATATTGGATTGTGGACTTTCGTGGCTTGGGTGGTTTGCAATTTATCGGTAATCCCAAACAACCCACATTCACTGTTTGTCAGTTAGTTAACGGTGTGTACCAGCAGGAACAATATCGCTTAGGGGATAATATTTATTCTGATATCTTGCCAAATTTACAACTTAAACTCGACGATATTATGCATATTTAA
- a CDS encoding aldo/keto reductase produces MKYKLLGKSGLRVSELSLGTMTFGEDWGWGASVDESRKIFDAYVEAGGNFIDTANGYTDGSSEKIVGELIAKERERFVVATKYSFPLQMNNKTGDPNASGNHRKNLIQSLEASLKRLNTDYIDLFWLHAWDFTTPIEEVLRSLDDVVRQGKVLYIGISDTPAWIVSQANTIAQYQGWTQFVALQIEYSLIQRTPERDLLPMAKAFDLAVTPWSPLGGGVLTGKYNKPSQEGDEQGRVASLGGEVSEKNLAIAQVVSEVAEKIGYTPSQVALAWLRAQSGVIIPIIGARKLTQFQDNLASLDVSLSPEHLQRLDEVSQIELGFPHDFLQSDIIHERLFGGTFDTIENHRS; encoded by the coding sequence ATGAAATACAAACTCTTGGGCAAAAGCGGGTTAAGAGTCTCTGAACTCTCCTTGGGAACCATGACCTTTGGTGAAGATTGGGGTTGGGGTGCATCTGTTGACGAAAGTCGTAAAATCTTTGATGCCTATGTAGAAGCAGGGGGCAATTTCATTGACACCGCCAACGGTTATACCGATGGTAGCAGTGAAAAAATTGTTGGTGAGTTGATCGCTAAAGAACGGGAACGCTTTGTAGTTGCTACAAAATATTCCTTTCCCTTGCAGATGAATAATAAAACGGGCGACCCTAACGCCAGTGGAAACCATCGCAAGAACTTAATCCAGTCTTTAGAAGCTAGCCTAAAACGGCTGAATACTGATTACATTGACTTATTCTGGTTGCACGCTTGGGATTTCACAACACCTATTGAGGAAGTATTGCGATCGCTTGATGATGTAGTGCGTCAAGGTAAAGTACTTTACATCGGCATTTCTGACACACCCGCGTGGATCGTTTCCCAAGCAAATACCATCGCCCAATACCAAGGATGGACGCAGTTTGTCGCCCTGCAAATTGAGTATAGTTTGATTCAGCGAACACCAGAACGAGACTTACTACCGATGGCTAAAGCCTTTGATTTGGCAGTAACACCGTGGTCACCCTTGGGTGGTGGTGTGCTAACAGGGAAGTACAATAAACCCAGTCAAGAAGGCGACGAACAGGGGCGAGTTGCAAGTTTGGGGGGAGAGGTTTCTGAAAAGAATTTAGCGATCGCTCAAGTTGTCAGTGAAGTTGCAGAAAAAATTGGATACACACCCTCACAGGTAGCATTAGCTTGGTTACGCGCTCAAAGTGGTGTGATTATTCCGATCATTGGCGCACGTAAGTTAACTCAGTTTCAAGATAACTTAGCTTCTTTAGATGTCAGCCTCTCACCAGAACATTTGCAACGGTTAGATGAAGTGAGTCAAATTGAACTGGGTTTTCCCCATGACTTTTTGCAGAGTGATATAATTCACGAGCGCCTTTTCGGTGGTACATTCGATACCATAGAAAACCATCGCAGTTAA
- the dps gene encoding DNA starvation/stationary phase protection protein Dps: MSDNTISSRLYPTRIDIPADARVQIIVILNQTLAATLDLKTQTKQAHWNVKGTDFYQLHELFDELAGELEEYIDLVAERITALGGYALGTVRSAASDSILPEYPFDILDGKDHVTALADRFAPYAKHIREAIAKTNDLGDADTADLYTEISRTIDKRLWFLEAHLQVAEIKAENGKADTTKTQKTPAGVI, encoded by the coding sequence ATGAGCGACAACACCATTTCATCACGTTTGTACCCCACCCGGATTGACATTCCCGCCGATGCGCGAGTGCAAATCATAGTAATTCTCAACCAAACTTTGGCAGCTACTTTGGATCTGAAAACCCAAACAAAGCAAGCGCACTGGAATGTTAAAGGAACTGACTTCTACCAGCTACATGAATTATTTGATGAACTTGCTGGTGAATTGGAAGAGTACATCGATCTAGTTGCGGAACGCATCACTGCTTTAGGCGGATATGCCTTAGGAACAGTCCGTTCTGCTGCTAGTGATTCAATTTTGCCAGAATATCCCTTTGATATTTTGGATGGTAAAGACCATGTGACAGCCTTAGCAGATCGCTTTGCACCCTATGCTAAACATATTAGAGAGGCGATCGCTAAAACGAATGACTTAGGTGATGCTGATACCGCCGACCTTTACACTGAAATCTCCCGCACCATTGACAAACGACTCTGGTTCTTAGAAGCTCATCTGCAAGTAGCAGAAATTAAGGCGGAGAATGGCAAAGCGGATACTACTAAAACTCAAAAGACGCCTGCTGGTGTAATATAA
- a CDS encoding pirin family protein yields MSQNTITHLIHDRNSRGHVQTGWLDSYHTFSFGSFYDPNRMGFRSLRVINDDRGAPGAGFPTHGHRDMEILTYVLEGAVEHKDSLGTGSIIHPGDVQIMSAGTGISHSEFNPSPTEPLHLLQIWILPEQQGLTPRYEQKTFPLEEKRGKLRLIAARDGRDGAVTIYQDVDLYTSVLESGDVVNYQVKPGRYAWLQIAQGIVNLNGEELRAGDGVQINGEEQLEISTNIGGEILLFDLG; encoded by the coding sequence ATGTCTCAAAATACAATTACCCACTTGATTCACGATCGCAATTCCCGTGGTCACGTTCAAACAGGCTGGCTCGATAGTTATCACACATTTTCCTTCGGTAGTTTTTACGATCCTAACCGTATGGGATTTCGCTCTCTGCGGGTGATTAACGACGATCGCGGGGCCCCTGGTGCTGGATTTCCTACCCACGGTCATCGCGACATGGAAATCCTCACATACGTCTTAGAAGGTGCAGTAGAGCATAAAGACAGCTTGGGTACTGGCTCGATAATTCATCCCGGTGATGTACAGATTATGAGTGCTGGAACTGGGATCAGCCACAGCGAATTTAATCCCTCACCAACTGAACCACTACACTTGCTGCAAATCTGGATTCTTCCTGAGCAACAAGGATTGACACCAAGATATGAACAAAAAACTTTTCCTCTAGAAGAAAAGCGCGGCAAACTCCGCTTAATTGCTGCTAGAGATGGGCGCGATGGTGCTGTGACAATTTACCAAGATGTTGATTTATATACATCTGTTTTAGAGTCAGGTGATGTTGTTAATTATCAAGTCAAACCTGGTCGCTATGCCTGGTTACAAATAGCGCAAGGCATAGTTAACTTGAATGGCGAGGAACTCAGAGCAGGCGATGGAGTGCAAATCAACGGCGAAGAACAGCTAGAAATTAGCACTAACATCGGCGGCGAAATCTTGCTTTTCGATTTGGGTTAA